In Tenacibaculum pacificus, a single window of DNA contains:
- a CDS encoding tetratricopeptide repeat protein, whose amino-acid sequence MRFICYKKSYYLLFLIAFSTTIIAQESAINSETTADYHKAVKLYNNKAYAAAQGLFSEVSKNSEPHRNSKADADYYEAMCAIKLTQNNANDKVVAFVRNYPYHSKKEKAFLEVGNYYFANRKAAHALKWYQKVNEELLSAPERNELNYKMGYALLVSNYLKDAKERFKTLLGNPTYGNDARYYFGYVAYKQQNFGEAEDNLSQLANDATYQSKANYYILDISFKAGRFDKSADIGTKLLKKSKDKKEISEISKIVGESYFNLKKYNDAIPYLKAYKGKNGKWTNTDYYYLGYAYYQQKNYEEAIGNFNKIIGGNNKVAQNAYYHLGECYLESQKKTEALNAFKNASEMDFDLKITESASLSYAKLSYELGNPYKSVPEVLKDFLAKYPKSASATEISELLITSYLHQQDYQGALDYLATTKSSKNKNLANEVSLYRGIQLFNESTLKIAKPYFERATLTENQIVSNKGIFWLAETDYLLGNYQDALTNFLRITNTDFEESKKLTYNIAYTYFKLKDYKNSAIYFQQFLDTKLNDNNLNDDASNRLGDSYYASKGFLKAIASYEKVINEGGVGADYAQYQKAMSYGFMGKNNLKIEAFKTLINEYKDSQLQDDALFQLAATYTTVNNSAKAQETYDTLLSKHQSSNYIPNVLLRQGLLYNNDNQKKKALEKYKEVVAKHPNSKEAKQAVSNVKNIYIDLGKVDEYAVWVKDVIFINVTDADLDNATYQAAENKFLENNNTKAIIGFNKYLKGFPSGIHALKAHFYLAQAYNNTSQFNNAIPNYTYVITKDKNEFTEESLTKIAKIYLEKEDWNNGISVLEKLEKAANYPQNITFAQSNLMKGYYERKEYSKAITYAEKVLATDKIDTNISEDAKVIIARSAFKTNDFITAEEYFNEVSKNATGELKAESLYYNAFFLNENKDYEASNKAVQNLIANYSSYKYWGVKSYIVMAKNYYALNDAYQATYILENIIKNFTEHKDITEEASNELRAIKNKEAKTNESINSQN is encoded by the coding sequence ATGAGATTTATTTGTTATAAAAAAAGCTATTATTTATTGTTTTTAATCGCTTTTTCAACAACTATAATAGCACAAGAATCTGCTATTAATTCAGAAACTACAGCCGATTATCACAAAGCGGTAAAACTTTACAACAACAAGGCTTATGCCGCTGCACAGGGTTTGTTTAGTGAAGTTTCCAAAAATTCTGAACCGCACCGAAACAGCAAAGCTGATGCCGATTATTATGAAGCAATGTGTGCCATTAAACTAACCCAAAATAACGCTAATGATAAGGTAGTCGCTTTTGTAAGAAACTATCCATATCACAGTAAAAAAGAGAAAGCTTTTTTAGAAGTTGGTAACTATTATTTTGCTAACAGAAAAGCAGCACACGCCTTAAAATGGTATCAAAAAGTAAATGAAGAGCTTTTAAGTGCTCCTGAAAGAAATGAATTGAACTATAAAATGGGTTATGCATTATTAGTTTCTAATTATTTAAAAGATGCAAAAGAACGTTTTAAAACCTTATTAGGAAATCCTACTTATGGTAATGATGCCCGATATTACTTCGGATATGTTGCTTACAAACAACAAAATTTTGGAGAAGCCGAAGATAATTTAAGTCAATTAGCAAATGATGCTACTTATCAATCAAAAGCTAATTATTATATTTTAGATATTAGTTTTAAAGCAGGTCGTTTTGATAAATCTGCAGATATTGGTACAAAACTTTTAAAAAAATCAAAAGATAAAAAAGAAATTTCTGAAATTTCTAAAATTGTTGGAGAGAGTTATTTCAATCTAAAAAAATATAATGATGCAATTCCATATTTGAAAGCCTACAAAGGTAAAAATGGAAAATGGACAAATACCGATTATTATTACTTAGGATATGCTTATTATCAGCAAAAAAACTATGAAGAAGCAATTGGTAATTTCAATAAAATTATTGGAGGAAACAACAAAGTTGCTCAAAATGCCTATTATCATTTAGGAGAATGTTATTTAGAATCACAGAAAAAAACGGAAGCTTTAAATGCATTTAAAAATGCTAGCGAAATGGATTTCGATTTAAAAATAACAGAAAGTGCTTCGTTAAGTTATGCTAAATTAAGTTATGAACTTGGAAATCCATATAAAAGTGTTCCCGAGGTTTTAAAAGATTTTTTAGCTAAATATCCTAAATCTGCTAGCGCTACCGAAATTAGTGAATTATTAATTACTTCATATTTGCATCAACAAGATTATCAAGGTGCTTTAGATTATTTAGCAACGACTAAATCTTCAAAAAATAAAAACCTTGCAAACGAAGTTTCTTTATATAGAGGAATTCAATTATTTAATGAAAGTACTTTAAAAATAGCAAAACCTTATTTTGAAAGAGCAACTTTAACAGAAAATCAAATAGTTAGTAATAAAGGGATTTTTTGGCTTGCTGAAACTGATTATTTATTAGGAAATTATCAAGATGCATTAACTAATTTTTTACGAATTACAAATACTGATTTTGAAGAATCTAAAAAATTAACATACAATATTGCATACACATACTTTAAATTGAAAGATTATAAAAACTCAGCAATTTATTTTCAACAATTTTTAGATACTAAATTAAATGACAATAATTTAAATGATGATGCTTCTAACCGATTAGGTGATTCTTATTATGCTTCTAAAGGATTTTTAAAAGCTATTGCTTCATACGAAAAAGTAATTAATGAAGGTGGTGTCGGTGCTGATTATGCACAATATCAAAAAGCTATGAGTTATGGTTTTATGGGTAAAAACAATCTTAAAATTGAAGCTTTTAAAACACTTATTAATGAATATAAAGATTCGCAATTACAAGATGATGCATTATTTCAATTAGCAGCAACTTATACTACTGTAAATAATTCGGCTAAAGCTCAAGAAACTTATGATACTTTATTATCTAAGCATCAAAGTAGTAATTATATTCCTAATGTTCTTTTACGTCAAGGATTATTGTACAATAATGATAATCAAAAGAAAAAAGCTTTAGAGAAATATAAAGAAGTTGTAGCAAAACATCCTAATTCAAAAGAGGCTAAACAAGCTGTTAGCAATGTTAAAAATATTTATATAGATCTTGGAAAAGTAGATGAATATGCTGTTTGGGTTAAAGATGTCATCTTTATAAATGTTACAGATGCAGACCTTGACAATGCAACGTATCAAGCTGCTGAAAATAAATTTTTAGAGAACAATAACACAAAAGCAATTATAGGTTTTAATAAATATCTTAAAGGTTTTCCTTCAGGAATACATGCTTTAAAAGCTCATTTTTATTTAGCACAAGCATATAATAACACGAGTCAATTTAATAATGCAATTCCTAATTATACTTATGTAATTACTAAGGATAAAAATGAATTCACAGAAGAATCTTTAACCAAAATTGCTAAAATATATTTAGAAAAAGAAGATTGGAATAACGGAATAAGTGTACTAGAAAAATTAGAAAAAGCAGCTAATTATCCGCAGAATATTACTTTTGCTCAAAGTAATTTAATGAAAGGTTATTACGAAAGAAAAGAATACTCAAAAGCAATTACTTATGCCGAAAAAGTATTAGCTACTGATAAAATAGATACTAATATTTCTGAAGATGCAAAAGTAATTATTGCACGTTCTGCATTTAAAACCAATGATTTTATAACTGCTGAAGAGTATTTTAATGAAGTTAGCAAAAATGCAACTGGCGAATTAAAAGCAGAAAGTTTATATTATAACGCCTTCTTTTTAAATGAAAATAAAGATTATGAAGCATCAAATAAAGCGGTGCAAAACTTAATCGCCAATTATTCTTCTTATAAATATTGGGGTGTTAAAAGTTACATCGTAATGGCTAAAAATTACTATGCTTTAAATGATGCTTATCAAGCAACCTATATTTTAGAAAATATTATCAAAAATTTTACCGAGCATAAAGATATTACAGAAGAAGCTAGCAATGAGCTTAGAGCTATCAAAAATAAAGAAGCCAAAACAAACGAGTCTATTAATAGCCAAAACTAG
- the gyrB gene encoding DNA topoisomerase (ATP-hydrolyzing) subunit B: MSEENKGSYDASSIQALEGMEHVRMRPSMYIGDVGVRGLHHLVYEVVDNSIDEAMGGYCDTIDVTINEDNSVTTKDNGRGIPVGIHKKEGVSALQVVMTKIGAGGKFDKDSYKVSGGLHGVGVSCVNALSDLLTATVHKEGSVWQQEYSKGKALYPVKKIGESDFTGTIVTFLPDKTIFKQTTEFNYETLATRMRELSFLNKGITITLTDKRNTDDEGNFISEVFHSDEGLPEFIKYLDSTREQLTSKVISMEGEKNGIPVEVAMVYNTSYSENLHSYVNNINTHEGGTHLSGFRRGLTGTLKKYAENSGLLKNVKFEISGDDFREGLTAIVSVKVAEPQFEGQTKTKLGNREVSAAVSQAVSEMLTNYLEENPNDAKTIVQKVILAATARHAASKAREMVQRKTVMSIGGLPGKLSDCSETDPEKCEIFLVEGDSAGGTAKQGRDRNFQAILPLRGKILNVEKAMQHKVFENEEIKNMFTALGVSIGTEEDPRALNLSKVRYHKVVIMCDADVDGSHIATLILTFFFRYMREMVEQGYIYIATPPLYLVKKGQKREYAWDDNQRDLIAQKLGGNVNIQRYKGLGEMNADQLWDTTMNPEFRTLRQVVIDSPTEADRVFSMLMGDDVPPRRDFIERNAKYANIDA, translated from the coding sequence ATGAGCGAAGAAAATAAAGGTAGCTATGATGCTTCCAGTATCCAGGCCCTAGAGGGAATGGAACACGTAAGAATGCGTCCATCAATGTATATTGGAGATGTTGGCGTTAGAGGTTTACATCATTTAGTTTATGAAGTAGTAGATAACTCTATTGATGAAGCAATGGGTGGTTATTGTGATACAATTGATGTTACTATTAATGAAGATAATTCTGTTACTACCAAAGATAACGGTCGTGGTATTCCTGTAGGAATTCACAAAAAAGAAGGCGTTTCGGCATTACAAGTTGTAATGACTAAAATTGGTGCTGGTGGTAAATTCGATAAAGATTCTTATAAAGTTTCTGGTGGTTTACACGGTGTTGGTGTAAGTTGTGTAAATGCTCTTTCTGATCTTTTAACGGCTACGGTTCATAAAGAAGGAAGTGTTTGGCAACAAGAATATTCTAAAGGAAAAGCATTATATCCTGTAAAAAAAATAGGAGAAAGTGATTTTACAGGTACTATTGTTACTTTTTTACCTGATAAAACAATATTTAAACAAACAACTGAATTTAATTACGAAACTTTAGCAACACGTATGCGTGAGTTATCGTTTTTAAATAAAGGTATTACGATTACTTTAACAGATAAACGTAACACAGATGACGAAGGAAATTTTATTTCTGAAGTTTTTCATTCTGATGAAGGTTTGCCTGAGTTTATTAAATATTTAGATTCTACGCGTGAGCAACTAACTTCCAAAGTAATTTCTATGGAAGGAGAAAAAAACGGAATTCCTGTTGAAGTTGCAATGGTTTATAATACTTCATATTCTGAAAATTTACATTCGTATGTAAATAATATTAATACACACGAAGGAGGAACACATTTATCTGGTTTCCGTAGAGGATTAACAGGAACATTAAAAAAATATGCCGAAAATTCTGGCTTATTAAAAAATGTGAAATTCGAAATTTCTGGTGATGATTTCCGTGAAGGATTAACAGCTATTGTTTCTGTAAAAGTTGCAGAACCTCAATTTGAAGGACAAACAAAAACAAAATTAGGAAACAGAGAGGTTTCTGCGGCAGTATCACAAGCTGTTTCAGAAATGTTAACAAATTACTTAGAAGAAAATCCGAATGATGCTAAAACAATCGTTCAGAAAGTAATTTTAGCAGCAACAGCAAGACACGCAGCAAGCAAGGCCAGAGAAATGGTACAGCGTAAAACTGTAATGTCTATTGGTGGTTTACCTGGAAAATTATCTGATTGTTCAGAAACAGACCCAGAAAAATGTGAAATTTTCTTAGTTGAGGGAGATTCAGCAGGTGGAACAGCAAAACAAGGACGTGATAGAAATTTTCAAGCAATTCTTCCACTTCGTGGGAAAATTTTGAATGTTGAAAAAGCCATGCAACACAAGGTTTTTGAGAACGAAGAAATAAAAAATATGTTTACCGCATTAGGTGTTTCTATCGGAACAGAAGAAGATCCTAGAGCTTTAAACTTATCAAAAGTTCGTTATCATAAAGTAGTTATTATGTGTGATGCCGATGTCGATGGATCGCATATTGCTACCTTAATTTTAACATTTTTCTTTAGATATATGCGTGAAATGGTAGAGCAAGGTTATATTTATATTGCTACTCCCCCTTTATATTTAGTTAAAAAAGGACAAAAACGTGAATATGCTTGGGATGATAATCAACGTGATTTAATTGCTCAAAAATTAGGCGGAAACGTAAATATACAACGTTATAAAGGTCTTGGAGAGATGAATGCAGATCAATTGTGGGATACTACAATGAACCCTGAATTTAGAACTTTACGTCAAGTTGTTATTGATAGCCCTACCGAAGCAGACAGAGTGTTTTCTATGTTAATGGGAGATGATGTACCGCCTCGTAGAGATTTTATAGAACGTAATGCAAAATATGCTAATATTGACGCGTAA
- a CDS encoding cell division ATP-binding protein FtsE: protein MERPVLHLENADIYQQENLVLSKVNFRLNKGDFYYLIGKTGSGKSSLLKTLYGDLQLQRGLGEIVGFNLKKTRQKDIPFLRRKLGIVFQDFKLLNDRNVFKNLEFVLKATGWKNKTDIEYKINEVLDKVGMKDKYYKKTFELSGGEQQRVAIARALLNDPELILADEPTGNLDPQTSLEVMELLNEIHKSGKTILMATHDYQLIVKFKHKTLKCEGGELFEVQQSI, encoded by the coding sequence ATGGAAAGACCTGTTTTACATCTTGAAAATGCAGATATTTATCAGCAAGAGAACTTAGTGTTGTCAAAAGTTAATTTCAGATTAAATAAAGGAGATTTTTATTATTTGATAGGAAAAACAGGAAGCGGAAAAAGTAGTCTGCTAAAAACTTTATACGGAGATTTACAATTGCAACGTGGTTTAGGTGAAATTGTTGGTTTTAATTTAAAGAAAACCAGACAAAAAGATATTCCTTTTTTAAGAAGAAAGTTAGGAATCGTTTTTCAAGATTTTAAACTTTTGAATGATAGAAATGTATTTAAAAATCTAGAATTTGTTTTAAAAGCTACTGGATGGAAAAATAAAACCGACATAGAATATAAAATTAATGAGGTTTTAGATAAAGTAGGAATGAAAGATAAATACTACAAAAAAACATTTGAACTTTCAGGAGGAGAACAACAGCGAGTTGCTATTGCAAGAGCTTTATTAAATGATCCAGAATTAATTTTAGCTGATGAGCCTACAGGAAATTTAGATCCTCAAACCTCATTAGAAGTGATGGAATTGTTAAATGAAATTCATAAAAGTGGAAAAACTATTTTAATGGCTACTCACGATTATCAGTTAATTGTAAAGTTTAAACATAAAACCTTAAAGTGTGAAGGTGGAGAGTTATTTGAAGTACAACAATCTATTTAG
- a CDS encoding anthranilate synthase component I family protein, whose product MNKTTFKTVSKKRISDTVTPVGLYLRFRDKYANTLLLESSDYHSKEESFSFIAIEPVVTMKVENHDFVVSKQGKVIEKNSIDKNFYTLFDSFSKSIDLDCDPVLKSFNGLYGYSTYDSVQYFENIALNVKDAPSKIPLMQYSFYRFIIAINHFNDEMTIIENVEAGTESRISEVETIIEAQAFNTQKFEIDGQETSNCTNEDFKEYVVKAKSHCKRGDVFQLVLSRQFQQKFKGDEFNVYRALRSINPSPYLFYFDYGSFKLMGSSPEAQIKISAGKATINPIAGTFRRTGDMAEDIKLGKKLSEDKKETAEHVMLVDLARNDLSKHADNVKVEVFKEVQYFSHVIHLVSTVQGKIKGNPIEIVGDTFPAGTLSGAPKYKAMQLIDSYENQSRGFYGGAVGIIGLDGSVNLAIAIRSFVSKNNVLYYQAGAGIVIHSDEEKELQEVNNKLAALKKALILAENI is encoded by the coding sequence ATGAATAAAACAACATTCAAAACGGTTAGTAAAAAACGAATTTCAGATACAGTTACTCCAGTAGGTTTGTATTTAAGATTTAGAGATAAATATGCTAATACCTTATTACTAGAGAGTTCAGATTATCATAGTAAAGAAGAAAGTTTTTCTTTTATAGCTATTGAACCTGTGGTAACAATGAAAGTAGAAAATCACGATTTTGTTGTTTCTAAACAAGGAAAAGTTATTGAAAAAAACAGTATCGATAAGAATTTTTATACCTTATTTGATAGTTTTTCAAAATCGATAGATTTAGATTGTGATCCTGTCTTAAAATCGTTTAACGGATTATACGGTTACTCAACATATGATAGTGTACAGTATTTTGAAAACATCGCATTAAATGTAAAAGATGCACCGTCAAAAATACCTTTAATGCAGTATAGTTTTTACAGATTTATAATCGCCATCAATCATTTTAATGATGAAATGACGATTATTGAAAACGTAGAAGCAGGAACTGAATCAAGAATTTCAGAAGTAGAAACCATCATTGAAGCACAAGCTTTCAATACTCAAAAATTTGAAATCGATGGACAAGAAACTTCAAATTGTACCAATGAAGATTTTAAAGAATATGTTGTAAAAGCAAAATCGCACTGTAAAAGAGGTGATGTTTTTCAATTGGTTTTATCTCGTCAATTTCAACAAAAATTTAAGGGAGATGAATTTAATGTTTATCGAGCATTACGTTCAATAAATCCATCGCCTTATTTATTTTATTTCGATTACGGTTCGTTTAAATTAATGGGATCTTCACCAGAAGCACAAATTAAAATTAGTGCAGGAAAAGCAACCATCAATCCAATTGCAGGAACTTTCAGAAGAACTGGCGATATGGCGGAAGACATAAAGCTTGGTAAAAAATTATCCGAAGATAAAAAAGAAACTGCCGAACACGTAATGCTAGTTGATTTAGCACGAAACGATTTAAGTAAACATGCCGATAATGTAAAAGTTGAGGTATTTAAAGAAGTTCAATATTTTAGCCATGTAATCCACTTGGTATCGACTGTGCAAGGAAAAATAAAAGGAAATCCGATTGAAATAGTTGGAGATACTTTTCCAGCAGGAACTTTAAGTGGCGCACCAAAATACAAAGCGATGCAATTAATCGATAGCTACGAAAACCAATCAAGAGGTTTTTACGGAGGTGCAGTCGGAATAATCGGTTTAGACGGTTCGGTAAATTTAGCCATTGCTATTCGCTCGTTTGTTAGTAAAAACAATGTTTTATATTATCAAGCAGGAGCAGGAATTGTAATTCATTCTGATGAAGAAAAAGAATTACAAGAAGTAAATAATAAATTAGCAGCTCTGAAAAAAGCGTTAATTTTGGCAGAAAATATTTAG
- the mdh gene encoding malate dehydrogenase, with product MKVTVVGAGAVGASCAEYIAIKNFASEVVLVDIKEGFAEGKAMDLMQTASLNGFDTKITGTTGDYGKTAGSDICIITSGIARKPGMSRDELLGINAGIVKMVATSLVEQSPNTIIIVVSNPMDTMTYLVHKATGLPKNRIIGMGGALDSARFKYRLAEALGAPISDVDGMVIGGHSDKGMIPLTRLATRNSVPVSEFLSEERLEQVKQDTKVGGATLTGLLGTSAWYAPGAAVSGMVQAIACDTKKIFPCSTLLDGEYGLSGLCIGVPVVLGKDGIESIVEINLSDDEKASLASSADAVKNNNAALNL from the coding sequence ATGAAAGTAACAGTTGTAGGAGCAGGTGCTGTAGGTGCAAGTTGTGCAGAGTATATTGCTATTAAAAATTTCGCATCAGAAGTTGTATTAGTAGATATTAAAGAAGGTTTTGCTGAAGGTAAAGCAATGGATTTAATGCAAACAGCTTCTTTAAATGGTTTTGATACTAAAATTACAGGAACTACAGGAGATTATGGAAAAACTGCTGGTTCTGATATTTGTATTATCACTTCTGGTATTGCACGTAAACCTGGTATGTCTCGTGACGAATTATTAGGAATCAATGCAGGTATTGTAAAAATGGTTGCTACTAGTTTAGTTGAGCAATCACCTAACACTATTATTATTGTAGTTTCTAATCCTATGGATACTATGACTTATTTAGTACACAAAGCAACTGGATTACCTAAAAATAGAATTATAGGTATGGGTGGAGCTTTAGATTCTGCTCGTTTTAAATATCGTTTAGCTGAAGCTTTAGGAGCGCCTATTTCTGATGTTGACGGAATGGTAATTGGTGGTCACTCTGATAAAGGAATGATTCCTTTAACTCGTTTAGCTACTCGTAACTCTGTTCCTGTTTCTGAATTTTTATCAGAAGAAAGATTAGAACAAGTAAAACAAGATACTAAAGTTGGTGGTGCTACCTTAACTGGTTTATTAGGTACTTCTGCTTGGTATGCTCCAGGAGCTGCAGTTTCTGGTATGGTTCAAGCTATTGCTTGTGATACTAAAAAAATATTCCCTTGTTCTACTTTATTAGACGGTGAATATGGTTTATCTGGTTTATGTATCGGAGTACCTGTTGTTTTAGGTAAAGACGGAATTGAAAGTATTGTTGAAATTAATTTATCTGATGATGAAAAAGCTAGTTTAGCTTCTTCTGCAGATGCTGTTAAAAATAATAATGCTGCTTTAAACTTATAA
- the asnB gene encoding asparagine synthase B, which yields MCGIVCAFDLKQTSDSLRPQVLEMAKKIRHRGPDWSGVYSDDSVIMAHERLAIVDPASGQQPLFSADKKLILAANGEIYNHRELAKNLKNPYEFQTASDCEVILALYKEKGVDFVDDLNGIFGFALYDAEKDEYFVARDHMGIIPLYIGWDQNGTFYVASELKALEGTCSKIELFPPGHYMSSKDGKFVQWYKRDWSDYQAVKDNETSISEVKEALEAAVHRQLMSDVPYGVLLSGGLDSSVISAIAKKYSQKRIESDDKSEAWYPQLHSFSVGLEGSPDLAAAQKVADHIGTVHHEIKFTIQEGLDAIKDVIYNIETYDITTIRSSTPMYLMARVIKSMGVKMVLSGEGADEIFGGYLYFHKAPNAEEFHEETVRKLNKLHMYDCLRANKSLMAWGIEGRVPFLDKEFMDVAMRINPQDKMINGERMEKWVIRKAFEDMLPESVAWRQKEQFSDGVGYSWIDTLKEVVDKEVTDEQLANAKFRFPIQTPTNKEEFYYRTIFEDHFPSDTAALSVPQEASVACSTAIALEWDEAFKNMNEPSGRAIANIHDDSY from the coding sequence ATGTGTGGAATTGTATGTGCGTTTGATTTAAAACAAACTTCGGATAGTTTAAGACCTCAGGTTTTAGAAATGGCTAAAAAAATTAGACATCGTGGACCAGACTGGAGTGGTGTTTATAGTGATGACAGTGTTATAATGGCTCATGAAAGATTAGCTATTGTAGATCCTGCTTCAGGACAACAACCTTTATTTAGTGCTGATAAAAAACTAATTTTAGCTGCTAACGGAGAAATATACAACCACAGAGAATTAGCTAAAAACCTTAAAAATCCTTATGAATTTCAAACAGCTTCTGATTGTGAAGTAATTTTAGCACTTTACAAAGAAAAAGGTGTTGATTTTGTAGATGATTTAAATGGAATTTTTGGTTTCGCTTTGTATGATGCTGAAAAAGATGAATATTTTGTCGCTCGTGATCATATGGGAATTATTCCTTTATATATTGGTTGGGATCAAAACGGAACTTTCTATGTTGCTTCTGAATTAAAAGCTTTAGAAGGTACTTGTTCTAAAATCGAATTATTTCCTCCAGGACATTATATGTCTAGTAAAGATGGAAAATTTGTACAATGGTACAAAAGAGATTGGTCTGATTACCAAGCAGTAAAAGACAACGAAACCAGCATTTCAGAAGTAAAAGAAGCTTTAGAAGCAGCAGTTCACAGACAATTAATGAGTGATGTACCTTACGGTGTTTTACTTTCTGGAGGATTAGATTCTTCAGTAATATCGGCAATTGCTAAAAAATACTCACAAAAAAGAATTGAATCTGATGATAAATCAGAAGCTTGGTATCCGCAGTTACATTCTTTTTCTGTAGGATTAGAAGGTTCTCCTGATTTAGCTGCAGCTCAAAAAGTTGCAGATCATATTGGAACCGTTCATCATGAAATAAAATTCACCATTCAAGAAGGTTTAGATGCTATTAAAGATGTTATCTATAACATAGAAACATACGATATTACTACAATCCGTTCTTCTACTCCAATGTATTTAATGGCACGTGTTATTAAATCGATGGGTGTTAAAATGGTATTATCTGGTGAAGGTGCTGATGAAATTTTTGGAGGATATTTATACTTTCACAAAGCTCCTAATGCTGAAGAATTCCACGAAGAAACTGTTCGTAAATTAAACAAATTACATATGTATGACTGTTTAAGAGCCAACAAAAGTTTAATGGCTTGGGGAATTGAAGGACGTGTACCATTTTTAGACAAAGAATTTATGGATGTTGCTATGCGTATCAACCCACAAGATAAAATGATTAACGGTGAACGCATGGAAAAATGGGTTATCCGTAAGGCATTTGAAGATATGTTACCTGAAAGCGTTGCTTGGAGACAAAAAGAACAATTTTCTGATGGTGTTGGTTATAGTTGGATTGACACCTTGAAAGAAGTTGTTGATAAAGAAGTTACTGATGAACAATTAGCTAACGCTAAATTCAGATTCCCAATTCAAACACCAACTAACAAAGAAGAGTTTTATTATAGAACTATTTTTGAAGACCACTTCCCTAGTGATACCGCTGCATTAAGCGTTCCACAAGAAGCAAGTGTAGCTTGTAGTACAGCTATCGCATTAGAATGGGATGAAGCATTTAAAAACATGAACGAACCATCTGGTAGAGCAATTGCGAATATCCATGATGATTCTTACTAA